A region from the Mustela erminea isolate mMusErm1 chromosome 10, mMusErm1.Pri, whole genome shotgun sequence genome encodes:
- the LOC116566975 gene encoding 60S ribosomal protein L17-like: MVRYSLDPESPTKSCKTRGSNLPVHFKNTRETAQVIKGMHIRKATKYLKDITLQKQCVPFRCYNGGVGRCAQAKQWGWTQGRWPKKSAEFLLHILKNAESNAELKGLDVDSLVIEHIQVNKASKMRRRTYRAHGRINPYMSSPCHIEMILTEKEKIVPKPEEEVAQKKKISQK, from the coding sequence ATGGTTCGCTATTCGCTTGACCCGGAAAGCCCTACGAAATCATGCAAGACAAGAGGTTCAAATCTCCCTGTTCACTTTAAGAACACACGTGAAACTGCCCAGGTCATCAAGGGTATGCATATCCGAAAAGCCACCAAGTATCTGAAAGACATCACTTTGCAGAAGCAGTGTGTGCCATTCCGTTGCTACAATGGTGGAGTTGGTAGGTGTGCCCAGGCCAAACAGTGGGGCTGGACACAAGGTCGGTGGCCCAAGAAGAGTGCTGAATTTTTACTGCACATCCTTAAAAACGCAGAGAGTAATGCTGAACTTAAGGGTTTAGATGTTGATTCTCTGGTCATTGAGCACATTCAGGTGAACAAAGCCTCCAAGATGCGGCGTAGGACTTACAGGGCTCATGGTCGCATTAACCCATACATGAGCTCTCCCTGCCACATTGAGATGATCCTTACTGAAAAAGAGAAGATTGTTCCTAAACCAGAAGAGGAGgttgcacagaagaaaaagatatcccagaagtaa